One segment of Phragmites australis chromosome 13, lpPhrAust1.1, whole genome shotgun sequence DNA contains the following:
- the LOC133889778 gene encoding germin-like protein 8-4, with amino-acid sequence MASSSSLFLLAALLALASWQAIAFDPSPLQDFCVADMSSPVRVNGFVCKDPMAVNSDDFFNPAMLDQPRDTMNKVGSNVTNINVDNFPGLNTLGISLARIDYAPLGVNPPHIHPRATELLTVLEGTLYLGFVTSNPNRLFSKVVKKGDVFVFPKAMIHFQMNLAHDKPAAALSSLNSQNPGVITVASAVFGSKPPISDDLLAKAFQVEKKLIDWLQSQFWENNY; translated from the exons atggcctcctcttcctccttgttTCTCCTTGCCGCGCTTCTTGCGCTCGCCTCATGGCAGGCCATCGCCTTTGATCCTAGCCCTCTCCAAGACTTCTGTGTCGCAGACATGAGCTCGCCTG TGCGTGTAAATGGATTTGTTTGCAAGGATCCAATGGCCGTCAACTCGGACGACTTCTTCAACCCAGCCATGCTCGACCAGCCCAGGGACACCATGAACAAGGTCGGCTCCAACGTCACCAACATCAACGTGGACAACTTCCCTGGCCTCAACACCCTCGGCATCTCGCTGGCACGCATCGACTATGCGCCCTTGGGCGTGAACCCGCCGCACATACACCCTCGCGccaccgagctcctcaccgtGCTCGAGGGAACACTCTACCTTGGCTTTGTCACGTCCAACCCCAACAGGCTCTTCTCCAAGGTGGTCAAGAAGGGCGACGTGTTTGTGTTTCCTAAGGCGATGATCCACTTCCAAATGAACCTAGCGCATGACAAGCCGGCTGCTGCGTTGTCGTCGCTCAATAGCCAGAACCCTGGGGTTATCACTGTCGCCAGCGCAGTGTTTGGATCGAAGCCACCGATCTCGGATGATCTTTTGGCCAAGGCGTTTCAGGTGGAAAAGAAACTCATAGACTGGCTCCAATCTCAGTTCTGGGAGAACAACTACTGA